From the genome of Candidatus Desulfarcum epimagneticum:
CGCTGTTTGCATGGCAAACCTCCGTTTGACTTTGGTATATGCCAAAATATATACCGCAAACGGCGTGATGTCAATGGAAATAAGGATTGTTTTCGGCCTGTTTCGTTTATGCCCCGTCCAGTAGAGACGCACGGCGTGCGTCTCAGCGGCGTCGCAAATGCCGACGCCTGGGGCGAATGGGTTTTTAATGGAATTTAAATGGCCGATTTTGTTTCATTTGCCTGGTTTTGGTCTGCCGATGTTGCGGAGACGCGCGCCGTGCGTCTCTACCGGACGTGCCATTTGCCGGGGCAGCGCTGTTTGTCGGCGCATCTATGACACAATCGTCTCAAAAACCGAGGCGATTTTTCGCGCCGCGGCGCGGATATGAAAATGGGCGTCGAATCGTTTTTTGCCGGCCTCGCCCATTTGTCGCGCCATTTCCGGGCGGTCCCGCATCAGGCGGATGGCGCCGGCCAGTTCCGTCTCGTCCCCGGGCCGGGTCAAAAGGCCGGTTTCCTTGTGTCTCACCACGAACCCGATTCCCGATCCCTGGATGTCCGAGGCGATGACCGGTTTTGACCGGGACATGGCCTCCAGAAGGGTGACGCCGAAGGCCTCGGTCCGCTCCAGGGAGGGCAGGCACAGGCAGTGGCAGGCGTCCATCAGACGGGCCAGTTCGGCGTTGGTGACGCGGCCGGCCAGAATCGCCCGGTCCCCGGGACCCATTCGGCGGATCAGGTCCGCAAGCGCGGCGAATCTCTCCCCGTCCCCGGCGATGACAAGGGACACCCCCTTTAAATTCGCCGCGGCGCGGATGAGCGTGTCGTGGCCCTTGTAATAGGACAGCCGGCCCACCGCCAGGACGCGAAACGAGGGGTCTTTTTCCGTCCATATCCTGATTTTGGGGTTTTTTGAATGGGCGCCGGGCGCCAGCCGCGCCGGGTCGATGCCAAGGGGAATGACCCGGCATTTGCGCCGCCATTTTTTCAAAGGGCGGCTGTGATCCAGGCAGGGTTTGGAGTGAATGATCACGGCCCGGGCTTTGGCCAGCATGGCCCGCTCAAAGGGGAAATAGGCCGGGTAGGCGGCGGCCGGCCGCCAGTCGATTTTCGAAGGGGCCACGTCCGAGTGCCAGTCCAGAACCCAGGGGATTTTTCGCGCCCGGGGCAAAAAAAGCGCCCAGAAGGCCGAGACATTGGGCATGTGGAAATAAATCAGGTCCGGGCGAAAATCATTGATGGCGCGCGAAATGGCCCGGGGAAAGCCGGGGGAGACCGGCGCGAAAAAAAACGTCCCCAGGCATGGAACCCGCTCCGGGGAAAAGCCCCCGGCGTTGGGAGGTTTTGGAAAACGGGGATCGTCATGGACGATGGCGCGGCTTTCCACTCCCAGTTCGGCCAGGGCCGGGATGAGATCGGCGGTGAAATTTTCAATCCCGCCGGGCGAGGGCGGGAAATATTTGCCGATATGCAGGACGCGAACGGGCCTTTTTTTGTTTTTCCCAATGGATGGGCCGGTTGGATTCCCATTGACATGGGGCCGTTTTTCTGCGATTTTTGACGCCGTCATGGCGTTTGAATACCAGACCCATGGGCATTGACACAACAAAAAAAACGGCGATTTGAAAAAAGACGACGTATATTACGGCGCCGTCTGACGCATAATCGGAATGGAGAGGCATGGCGGTCAAAAAAGGCGAGCGGCTTCGCGTGGAAATTTCAAAAATGGCCTTCGGGGGCCGGGGCATCGCCCGGGTGGACGACTTCGTGGTGTTTGTGGACCAGGGCGTGGTGGACGACGTGGCGGACGTGGTGGTGACCAAACGCAAGAAGAATTACGCCGAGGCCCGGCTTCTGGAAGTGGTCTCTCCGTCGCCTCTGCGGGTGGAGCCTCCGTGCCCTTACAGCGGCCTTTGCGGGGGATGCAAGTGGCAGTTTCTGGATTATGAGGCGCAGCTGGAATACAAACGCCGCCATGTCGAAGACGCCCTGGAGCGCCCGGGGCTGATTGAAAAAGGC
Proteins encoded in this window:
- a CDS encoding conserved hypothetical protein (Evidence 4 : Unknown function but conserved in other organisms), which codes for MTASKIAEKRPHVNGNPTGPSIGKNKKRPVRVLHIGKYFPPSPGGIENFTADLIPALAELGVESRAIVHDDPRFPKPPNAGGFSPERVPCLGTFFFAPVSPGFPRAISRAINDFRPDLIYFHMPNVSAFWALFLPRARKIPWVLDWHSDVAPSKIDWRPAAAYPAYFPFERAMLAKARAVIIHSKPCLDHSRPLKKWRRKCRVIPLGIDPARLAPGAHSKNPKIRIWTEKDPSFRVLAVGRLSYYKGHDTLIRAAANLKGVSLVIAGDGERFAALADLIRRMGPGDRAILAGRVTNAELARLMDACHCLCLPSLERTEAFGVTLLEAMSRSKPVIASDIQGSGIGFVVRHKETGLLTRPGDETELAGAIRLMRDRPEMARQMGEAGKKRFDAHFHIRAAARKIASVFETIVS